The DNA region GGGTAGTTCTGCTCCAACTGCAATTGCTGCGGCAGCAGGCCTCCCGCGGTGCCTCTCTCCGCCACCGCGGTGGCAAAGCCGCCGGTTTTGAAATAGGGCAAGTAGGCGGCGCGCAACACCGGGGCCACCTGCTTTTCGGTGACGCGATCCATGCGCAGCACGCCCATGCTCTGGTAACCTTCGGTCATGCGATACCAATCGAACGCACACCACCACGTCGCAGCCATCAAATAGCCGCAGCAATCCAGGTTGCCCAGACTGTCCATGGCAGCGCGCTGCTTCAGCGCGCGGAAGGTATCATTGAAGATCTGAACCTGCGCGCTCGCGGTCGAGCCGTTTTCTGAAGACCAGTAGCCGAATTCAGTATTGAGTATGGGTTTCTTGGGATGAGCGAGGTTCGCGTCAACGAGGAAGTATTTGGTTTCCGGGTAGGCGTCCTTGCCGTAGAAGATGCCGAAATACATGGTCCAACCGGCATAATCACTCGCCGCTTGCGAGGGATCATGCGGCCCGGGCCGGTCGGCCGCCGCTGACTGGCCCACCAGCCGGCCGTCGGGATAAAGGCTGTCAAGCTCATCATTGACGCGCTTGATGAACGTCTGGCGATTATCGATATCCAGGCTCTCATTGTTGGTGCTCCACAGCGCGATCGAGGGCCGGTTGTAGTCGCGGAAGACCATCTCCTTGAACATCTGCTCGTGAATGTGCCGAATCAGGTTTTGCAGCACCCACGCCAACGCCACGTCGAATTGCCAAAGGGGAATTTCCTCCATCACTACGAAGCCCAACCGGTCGGTGGCGAGATAGGTGAAGGGATGGTTGGGATAATGCGCGGTGCGCAGCCAGTTGGCGTGGAGGCCTTTGATCTTGACAAGATCATCATAGATCGCCTCGACCGGCATGCTGCGGCCATAAACCGGATGATCTTCGTGGCGCGCCACGCCGACAAAGAAGGCAGGCTTCTCATTGAGCAGAAATTTGGTGCCGGCGGTTTTGGTGGTGCGGATGCCGAATTGGGTGTGGAACTCATCCACCACCCGGCCGCCGCGCGTGAGCGTGACCTGCAGGACGTAGAGATGCGGCGCCTGCGGCGACCACAAGCGCGGGTTGGGGACAGTCAGCGTCGTGCGCCATACTGCCGCCGCGCGTGCCGCCGCGCTGGCCGCATGCCGCGTCTCGCCGGAAACCGCGGCCGGTTCGCCGAGCAAATCCGCGGCTCTTTCCGAACGAATGTTCTGTGAGTCGACCCGCGCGGTGTAGACCTGCAGGGCGACTTCGAAATCCTGTGGCGCCGCCGAGGCGTTGAACACGGTCACCGTGGTTTGGATTCTGCCGTTGATCTCTTTGGGCACGACGTCGGCGCGCACCACCGCGACTTCGTCGGCAAACTCCAAGTAAACGTCGTGAATGATGCCGGTGTAGTTGAACCAGTCAACGCGCGAATACGGAACGATGTCAGTGCGCGTTCCCCACGGCGGATTATCGACCCGAACCGCAATCACATTGAGCGTATCGTAACGCAGCGCCGGCGTGACATCGAAGGCAAACGAAGTATACCCGCCTTCGTGGTAGCCCAGATACTGGCCGTTGACCCACACGTCGGCGACATAATTCACAGCATAGAAGATCAACTTGGCAAATTTGCCCTGCAGCGCGGCGGGAACCGCAAACGTGCGGCGGTACCACACCCCATCCTGATAGTACTCCGGCCGCTTCTCGTAAGCATTGATGGTATTCTCGACGCCGGGAATCTGATGGCTGGGCCAGCCGCTGTCATCATAGCCCGGCTCGTGGCGGCCGGCAGTCTCCGCCAGCAACTCGGCAAACCCCGCGGTATCGCGTTTTTTCAAAGTCAAATCATGATTGGCCGCGAAGCGCTGTTTGCGCCACAGGCCGGCAAGATTGATGGTGGTGCGCTGCTGCTTTTCAAAAGCGGGAACGGGCATGCCGTTTTGCTGGGGAATGGCAATGCCTGCCACGGTTTGCAGCCGCAGCGTGGCATCGAGCGTGGCAATTTGGCCCGCGGAGTTTTGAAATGAAAGCAGCAGGAAAGACACCAATACCACTCTTAAAAAGAATCTGGTTTGGTACCACATGATCATAGGGTCGTCCTCCGAGTGGAAGCAATCGCATTCCCTGCTTACTGCTTGCTGATCACTCGTATCTGGCATCTGACTACTTCACCAACAGAAGTTTTCCAGCCGCCGATCCCTGCGTGCCGCCCAACGAGTAGAAATAGACTCCGGAGCGCAACGGCAGGCCGGAGGTGTCAACCGCCTGCCAGGTGAATTCGCGCGTTCCCGCCGGCTGCACGCCGAGATCTTTTTGGAAAACGACATTGCCGAGCAGATCGAATACTCGCAATTGCATTCTCTCCGCTGCGGCAAGTTCATAGCGAATTCTGGTGGCGCCGTTGAAGGGATTGGGAAAACATTGCGCCAAATGAAACTGCCGCGGCGCGGGCGCGGGCGCGGGCGCGCGGATGCCGCTGGCAGTCGCGGGTTCAATGACCAGCCCGTTCAACACGGGATCTTTTATCACCGCGGCAAAATGCAGATCGAGAATCCCATCGGTTACTGCGACCACCTCGAGGGTTTTCACATGAGCGACATGCGCTCCAGCTTCCTGAAAGAGGTCGAGATCATCGACCATCATTTTGCTTTCGGCGAAAACGTCAAAGACTCGCATGCCGGCGGCGGTGAAGTTGTTCTCCGCCATCATCAAGGTCACGCGATAGCTGCCGTTGGGAACGCGCACCCGGTAGAACACCAATCCCCCGCGCTCGTTGCGATAAATCGCGTCGTCGTCGGTGTTGGCAATTTCCAAATCAGCCGGCCACGATTTGGTGCTGCCATCCTGAAAACCATATTCGACTTGCTCATGCCACTGCTGATCGGCTGAGAAATCGTCCTGTTGCGCGCCACCGACGTTGATCTGCAAGGGAAAGGTCACCGGCGCCTCCTTGATCACGCTCACGGCGCGCGCGGCGCTGGTATTGGGCGTGGCAGCGCGGTCGCGCGCGCGCATCACCACCAGCGTGTGCGTCAGGGAGGAGTCCAGGCCGGCCGTTGCAAGCAGCACGCTCATTTGGTCGGGGAGAAGCTGCGCCGCGGAAATCGCCACGCCCGGAATCACGTAGTTGCTTCGCTGCTCGGCAACCGTCTGAGCGATTTCCTCCGAAAACCTGACGGTGACGTTGTTTCCGGAAAGCCTCGCCCATCTGGCCACCGGCGGATTGCGGTCGTCATAACCGAGATTATCGGGCACCGTGAGGCAGAGGATCATCAGGCCGTCGCGAAACACGACGTTCTCCGGCACAAAATCGCAATCATTGCCGTTGAAGGTGTGCGTGCCTTTTTCCCAACGCGTCTGATCCCAAAAATCAAAATCATCTTTCCACTGCCGGGAAAAGTTGTTGTCCGTGCCGGTGTCGCCCGCACCCGGGGTGTAGGCGGCATAACTGACCCAGTCATAATAGGCAAAGGCCGGCAAGGCGTCGTCACTCCAACTTCCCACCCAATTCGTGAACGCCGGCTTCCAGACGTTCATCATGATTTTCTGCTCACTCACCAGCATGGCAATATGCGCTTCCGTCTGCCGGTAAGCTTCCACGCCATCGATGAACCAGGCGACATACGCCGGCGTCCATTCAAAGGCATAGGTGTGAAAATCCAAATGCGGATTGAACGAGACCGCCTGATGGCGCAGATGACTGTTCTGGCCGGCGGTGATGGTGTTGAATTGCACATCATCACTGTAGCGGCCCAGAATCTCGAGGTCGATTTCATTCCAGGGGCCGCCGCCGTCATGGTAAGTAAAGAACGAAGCCAGCATCCCCTCGCGCTGCGCTGCTTGCATGCGGACTTCGAAGCGGCCGTAGGAGTACGCTTCCCGCGTGCGCAACTCGGCGCCTTTGTAATTCTTGGCGGCAACCAGCACAGGGCAGCACAACACCGCGCACAGCGAAATACTCCAGGCGATTTTCATATCATCATCCGGTCTGCAAGTCGAGATGGTCCGGCGAGCGCCCCGTCCCGGGCAAGCCGGACCCCAAGCATGTGGGAGGACACCCGCAGTGGGGTGTCCTCACCAAATCGAAACATGCTTCAGGGAGAATGCCTGACAGCCGCAAGTCGTACCCGACGGTGGGCTATCGACCGGTCATTCGATACTATTTCATCAACAGCATCTTGCGCGTTTGTTTGAAATCGCCCGCGCTGATGCGGTAGAAATAGATGCCGGAGGGCAGGCCATCCGCTTGCACTTCGAGCGTGTAGGTGCCCGCCGCCTGCACGCCATCCACCAAAGTGCGGACCTTCTGGCCGAGCGCGTTGTACAGCTCGAGCTGCACCAGACCCGCCGTGCGAATGGCGTACGTGATCTTGCTCGAGGGGTTGAAGGGGTTGGGATAATTCTGGCTCAAGCTGTAGCTGGCCGGCACGCCGTCGTTGCGATTGTCCGCGACTGCCGTTGGGCTTTCGCGATCGCCGATCCAGGTGTAGGTCCAGTTGCGCGGTGATTGCCACGAATTGTCGTTGTTGATGGGCGACAGACTCATGATGCCGTCGCGGGTATTGAGCACGTCGGCATCATGAATGGTGAAGTCGAGCGGAATCCGCATGCCGTTGACGGGCAGGAAGGGCGCGTCATCACCGAAGGTGATGTCGGTCAACTTCACGCGCGTCTCGATGATGTAATCCGAACCGAAGCCTTCGAAATAGTAATCGGTGGAGTCACGCGTGTAGAGCTGCCGGTTGGAATTGTCCGGATGAAACAAGCCGTCGTAACGGAACTGCAAGGCGTAATCCGGCTTGGCACCGCGCAACCGGGCCGCGTGGGGCGGCCCGGGCCGGCCATCGTACAGGCCAAAGAACATCTCGATGGCATCGTCTTGCCACCAGTCGCCGGCGGGATCGTAGGAAAACACATTGTCAATGGCATCGACCGCGAAGTAGAAATACTGGTTGTCCATCGCCATGTACATGGTGAGCGTCAGATCATCGTCGTTGTCGAAGACGCCGAGGCCGATGTGGCTGACCGACTTCTTGAAGACGAACGGTTTGATCCCGCTGTTTTCCCATTCCGTCAGAATGCCGTCGGCCTTGAATTGGGCAGGCGGATTGAGGGAGATGGTGGCAATGCCCTTGGCGGTGTTGTTCACACCGGGGAAGGACACGCCTGGCACACTGACATTGCCCACCTTGTCGGCGGCCGTGACGGCATAGTAGTACGTCACCGCCTGATCCGCCAAGGGATGATACAGGTAGTGCACATAAGTCTGGGTGTTTTCGGCAACGCCTTCCGCCAGCACTTCCACGCCCGGCGCGGTGACATCGGTGATCGGCTGCTTGCTGGCGTAGACCGTGTACTTCTCGCCGGCTTCATTGGGCACATCCTGCCAAATCACCAGGTTGAAATTGCCGGCGGCATCAGGCACTGCGGCCACCCCTTTGGGAGCTGCCGGCGGCTCGAAATCAGTTTGGCGCTTGCCGTAGAGTTCGAGATTGTCGAACAGCACTCCACCCGTGGAGACCGTGCCTTGTATCGCGGGGGCGGCGGAGAAGGCGAACTCATACTTCTTCACCTTGTCCCAATCCAGCTTGCTGTTGCCGGCCACGCCGGACCAGCCCGGATTCGAGAAGCCTTCGGCGTTCGGCGTCACGCCGGTGCCGCGATCTTCGAGCGGAATGAGCAGTTTCTTCCAGCCCGTGGCCGCGTCGAGAACGTCACGCGTCTCATAAATCCATTGCTCTTCGGAGTTGGCGCCCTCGCTGTACTCATACAATTGGATGCGGAAAACCACGTTACCGGGGCTGCTGGAGGCCAGGAAGTTGTTATACCGCAGGGTCATGTGGGTATTACCCTTCATGTCCGGCAGGAAGTCGGTGTCGTTGCCGTATTTCAGGCTGGCGAAACCGCCCCAGGATTCGGTGGCATCGACCTTCCAATCGAACTGCGCCGAGGCGGTCTCGAAAAATTCCAGTTTGTTGTCGGTCACGCTGATGCTGCTGGTGCCGGTGCCGGCAAAAGAGGCCGTCATGGTGGCGGTGGTGTCAAAGTAGTTGATGACCGGGAAGGCATGGCCGTAGAGCGCGATGTTATCGAAGTAAATCGTTCCCGCCGAGATGCCGGAGTTTTGCGGATTGGCGGCATCATAGACGGAGGCATCGACCGACCATTCGATCTTCCACGCCTTGATCGCGTCCAGATTGAGCGTATTGTTACCGGCCGCGCCCGCCCATCCCGGCCGCCACAAGCCCTGGTCGGACTGTTGCGCGACATCGACCAGCGGCAGCACTAATTCATTCCACCCCGGCTGCGCATCGAGAATGAAGAAATGGGAATACCAGTACTCAGCCTGGGTGATGTTGGCCATGGTCCGGTTGGCAACCGAAACATCGCTCATGTCCTTCAGGAGGACGCGAATGTGAGTGGTGCCGGGTTTGCTCTGCGGCACGGCGTTGTAGTACCAAACCTTCAGGTGAGTGTAGGGCGAAAAATCAAAGAGCGCAGTGGTGTCGGCGCCGTGCATAATGTTGGCGTAACCGCCCCAGCTCTCCGTGCCCTGAATCGCATAATCGACCTTGAGCGAGCCAGTGCCCTGCTTGACGAGATCGTTCACGTAGAACAGATTGGTGAACGTCTGCGTCGAACTGGAAACGTGCTCGAAATTCCAATAGGAGGAATCAAGCGCCGCATCGAACGTGTTCAGCGCCTCCTGCCCAAACGCCAGGCAGGGAAAGAGCAACAGCGAGAGTAACAAGTTGTACCTTTTCATCTCGTGCCTCCACTTGAATTGAACAGCGGATTGCTGAACTGAAATCGACCTGCAAACAATTCTTTTGGCGATCACCTCCTTGCGGTTCCACTAGTCCGTGTCCGTCCGAAATCGCGAACTCTTGAGAAACGTTCCTGCAACGGCTTGGCCGTTGCTTCACAATCATCAGAATTGCCACGACACTCAAGATTCTACCAGCCTCGGCTCAGCCGAAGTTGAAACGTCCCCGGATAGAATTATCCTCTCGAAATCGCGATCTCTTGAGAGACGTTCCTGCGACGGCTTGGCCGTTGCTTCGCAATCATCAGAATTGCCACGACACTCAAGATTCTACCAGCCGCGGCTCAGCCGAAGTTGGGGCAGTCGGCAGGGCCACTCGTGCTTGCGGGGCATTGCTCCAACCCGCGTGTTCATTGGCTGCGACAGCGACCCACGAACGCAAGCCGGCCGGCCTGCTATTCCAGCGAAAACCGCTGCGCCAGCGGTCCGACCGCCACTTTGAATTCGCCCGCTTCGATCGTGGGCTGGTGGTCACGCCCGATGAAAGCAAGATCCTGCGGTTGCAGCGTGAACGTTACGCTCTTGCTCTCGCCCGGCGCCAGTGGGATCTTCTCGAACCGTTTGAGCCGCTGATTGTGCGGCGTGATCGAGGCATACAAATCGGTGAGATAAAGCTGCACGATCTCCTGGCCGGCGCGCATGCCGGTGTTCTTTACCGTGACGCTGACCGTCAGCGCTTCGCCCGGCTTGAGTTTGGTTTTGTCCAGCGCCAAATCACTGTACGCGAACGTCGTGTAGCTCAGGCCAAAGCCAAAGGGAAACTGCGGCTTGTAAGTCTGATGCTCGCTGGCTTGCTCGCTGAATTTGTGATCATACAACGTCAGGTCGTTGGGATGGCGCGGATAGGTGATGGGCAGCTTGCCGGAGGGATTCACTTCGCCGGCCAGCACCTCGGCGATGGCCGTGCCGCCCTGCATGCCGGGCAGAAACGCGGCCACGATCGCCGCGCTTTTCTCTTCAATCTCGCGGATCAGGCGCGGCCGGCCCTGGGCCAAAACCAGAATGACCGGCTTGCCGGTTTGCTGCAGCGCCTGCGCCAGTTTGAGCTGCGCGCGCGGCAGACTCAAATCCGTGATGTTACCCGGCGTTTCACAATAAGCCTCCTCTCCCAGACACAGGATCACGGCGTGCGCGGTCTGCGCCGCCTGCACGGCCGCGGCCACGTCGACTTCTTCGTGAAAACTTGCGCCCGGCACGTAAGTCACATTGGGCTTGCCGAATTTTTCCTGCAGCGCTTCGAGAATGGTATGGTGTTCGTGGGGATAAAGCGACTCTTCATTGCCCTGCCAGGTGATGGTCCAGCCGCTGTTGAGCACGCTCAGCTTGTCGGCGGTCGGGCCGGTGACCAGCAGCTTGGTCGACGGGGCCAGCGGCAGCAAATTGTTCTGATTCTTCAGCAAAACCAGAGACTCCCGCGCGGCTTGCAGCGCGACCGCGCGGAACTCCGCCGAGGCAAACTTGGACCGCAGCGTCTTGTCGGGATAGGGATTTTCAAACAGGCCGAGCGCGAATTTCACCCGCAGAATGCGGCCCACGGCCTCATCGATGCGGCGCATCGGCACCGCGCCTTCCCGCACCAGTGCCAGCAGGTGATCATAAAAACTGAAATCGAGCGGCACCATGCTCATGTCAATGCCGGCCATCACGGCCTGACGCACCGCCTCTTTGGGAGTGGCCGCCACTTTTTCGCGCGTGTGCAGATTGATGATATCAGCCCAGTCCGAAACCACGAAGCCGTTGAATCCCAGCTCGTCGCGCAGCAATTCCGTCAAATAGTAATGGCTGGCATGCACCGGCACCCCGTTGATTTCGGAGGAATTGACCATCACGGTGTGCGCACCGGCCTCGACCGCGGCTTGAAAGGTCGGCAGAAAGTACTCGCGCAACATGATTTCGGGAATGTAAGCCGGCGTGCGATCCTTGCCGGTAAGCGGGAAGCTGTAACCCAGGTAATGCTTCAAGCAGGCCGCCACTTTGTCTTTTTGATTGATCTGATTCTGCTCGCCCTCCAGCCCCTTCACATAGGCCACGCCCATGGTGGCAGCCAGGTAAGGATCTTCGCCAAAAGTCTCGAACAAGCGCGGCCACAGCGGGTGCCGGCCAATATCCAAAACCGGGTTGAAATTCCACGGAATGCCGCTGGCGCGCACTTCATAGGCAGTGATCTCACCGTCGCGGCGCATGAGGCCGGGATTCCAGGTGGCGGCCATGGCCAAGCTTTGCGGGAAGATTGTGGCACCGGTGGTGTAGTTCGCGCCGTGAATGGCATCGACGCCGTAGATGATCGGAATTTTCAGGCGCGTTTCGCGGGTGGCCACGTCCTGAATCTGCGTGATGATTTCGTGCCAGTGATCCACAGAATACGCCGAACCCATCACGTTCAAAATCGAGCCAACGTGATACTTCGTGATCGCGGTGCGCAACTTGGCGGGATCGAGCTGGTGACGCGCGCCGGGTTGGATGGGTGCCGGCATGTCCTTGGAAACGACATCGATCGTCACCTGCGTCATCTGGCCGACTTTTTCTTCCACGGTCATTTGCGCAAGCAATTTGTCCACTTGCGCGGTGAAATCGGGTTTGGGAATGCTCTGCCCAAATGCAGAAGCGAGGCCGAGAACACCGGCACTCATGAGCACGATGAGAGCTGGGACGGAAATCTTCATCATTCATCCTTGCCTGGAATGGGAGCCTCACTCAAAACGGCTGTGGCGGCATCGGTTCGAGTCAGTCAGAGTGATTTGCAGCGCGCTGAAAAATCCTGGGCCATCGGCCAGGTTTGATACAGGATTGACAAAAATTGCGCCAGCGTTTTCTCCAAAATCTGCTTCTGATATTAAAGAGCTTAAGGGCAGCAGGAGACTGTCGCCAGGCAAGGATTTATCAATTTGATAATGAACCTGTTATAAAATTGATAATCAGATTCTCAAGTTTGCAAAGCTGGTAAAGGCTCGGAGAACTGCGCAATGGCCACAAGTCTGTCCTCATCATGAACCGCGAGAGCAGCCACAACCGCCGGGCTGGGCCATGAGGCGATCAAAGTCAGAATGAAATTCTGAAAGATTCTTGACCACAAAGCAACCGCTTGCACCACGGAGCCGCGGAGTTTTGAAATCAAGAGAGTCCTTCTCCGCGTTCGTCGCGCCTTCGCGATGAACCTTTGAGGTGAATGGCACGGGCGTGTGCCTCACTCTTCACAGGATCCTTACTGGATGACAGTTGGATGACAGCGGTGGTGGGTACATCGTGCGAGGCAACAGTGTAAGAATCGGGCCTTATTCCTGCCCGCGGGCCTCGGATTTCAGCCTGTCTGAAATCCGGTGCAGCTTATTGCGCCGGCGGTCTCAGCTTCTGCAGAAACACCCTGGCCGGCTGAAAGTTGGGATCTTCCCGCAGCAAACCGGTGAGCGTTTCGGCTGCCTTGGCGGGTTCGCCGGCATCGGCGTAGAAGCCGGCGAGATAGAATTTCGCGTTCTGCCGTTCCTGACGATTGAGATCGACCTGCTCCAACGCCGCCAGCATCGTTTCACACGCCGCGTTGAGCTTCTTCTGCCGCCATTGCGCGATGGCGATTTGGTAGAGCAGCATGCCCTTTTGTTCGGAGAGCGGCAGAGTTTTCCAGAGATAAGCTTCGCGCTGGTCCCAGGCGCCTTCCAACTCAAAGGTCTTGGCCACTTGTTGGTAGGGATAGGGATCATCCGGCGCGAAGACACTGACCGCGAGATATTCCCGTCGCGCCCGCTCGAAATCACGCCGCTGCAAATAGACTTCCGCCATGCGATAGTGCGCCCGCGACCAGACGTTTTCCGCCAGCAAATAATTCCGCACAATCGGCACGGTGGCGGGGTCGCCGTAAGGCCGGTAATCGTCGAGCGCAACCGGCTTCTCCGGGAAAGGCCAGCGATGCGTCATTTCGAGAATCTTCATCAGGCCGATGTCCCAATCCAAGTCAGTGACATAATAAGGATCATCGGCAGGTTGAAAATGGGGAGCAGGATCAGCCAGCCAGCCGCCGGAACGAATGGCATCATAGAAGCCGGTGGCCATGAGATAATAGCCTGTGGGACTGGGATGCAAGTGATCGACCAGCAGGTTGTTGCCGAGCAACCCCTGCGGCGAACGCTGCGCCAGGCGGGAGTCGAGATCGACAAAGCGGCTGCCGTGCTGCTGCGCGAGCGCCGCGATGAGGTGATTGACCTCCTCGCTGGCGCGAAAGCGAATGAGATCGCGGTCTTTCGCGCCGGTGAAGAAATGCCGCGCCGCAGTGGAATCACCCCGGCCGGCGCTGGCGAGGCCGCGTTTGTACCAAAGCACCGCCGCGCTGGAATCCAGCAGCCACGCGGTGCGATAGGCGTTCTCACTTTCCACAAGCAAGCGAAGCTGCCGCAGGCTGTCACCGGCCGCGATGGCCTGCTCATAAACCGCGCGGCTGGCCGGCGGCAAATCCGGCGGCGCACTGGCAAAGGGCGGCAGGTCACGCAGGTTCGAGAACAGATTGCTGAGCAGCACCGGCACCCCGCGGCGCGCGCATTCCCGCAGAATCAAATCAAGATTATCCCGGAAATTCGTCAGCGTGCGCTGGTATTTGGGCGAGCCGAGGAGAATGGCCTGATCGCCAATGACATCGGCCATCAACGAGGGTTTGCGGGCGTCTTGGTTCGGCGCGGGCCGGAGCCACAAAATCAGGCGCCGCAGCATTTGCACCAAATGCAGCTTCTGCAGCTTGAGATAGGCGCGGATCAACTTGCCGTTCTGCCCCAGCGAAACCGTGGAGGCGCTGCCATAGGCGCCGTAGAATTCATTGTGCCCCATGTAGATGATGATCAAATCAGGCTGGTGCGCCAGAATCTCGGGCAGCAGATCGACAACCGTGAAACTGTTGACCGCGGAGATGCCGGCGTTGATCACTTCGAAGCGGCGCTGGGGATAGGTCTGCGCCAGCAAATAGCGGAGCTGCACCGGGAAGGGAACCTGGCAATCAAAGGGAAAACCGGCGGTGGTGGAGCCGCCCACGCAGAAGATGCGAAAAACTTCCGGGCCTTTGTGCTTGACGAAAAGATCCGGCTGCATGCCCGGCACGGTCACGCGGGCGGGATCGAAATAACGCTTCGCCACCCACTGGTTGAGTTGATAGTGGGGCTTGCCGGCTTTGGTGGTTGCGCGGACGAACGCCTCGGGCGCGAAGACGCCAAACAGCCGCAGCCCTCCTTCCGCCAGCGCGAGCAGCACGGCCGGCATGAGAATCAGCGCTGCCGCGAAGAGCCGCTTTTGCAGTGCGCTGGGCTGGGGCGCGGGTTTGAGGGCAGCCGGTTTGCGCCGAGGTGCTCGTTTCGCCATGGACTCCTTGAGGTGAGATCGCTATGGTTAGTATTACAACGTTAGGTCGAATTCTGTCGCACAGACAAATAGCCCCAAGGGGCGAAATGTTGAAGCGAAGGGCAACGCCCGGGAAAACCGGTATTCATGAGATATCACCAAGCCCCGACCGGGGCGCCATGGAACCACGCCAGGAATGCCGCCGCTGCTGGGCTAAATGCGACAAACTCGATCAGTTTCCAGGGCGCTGCCCGTGGGCTGTTACATGCGCCCGCGTTGGGGTCAAGCCGGCCTTCTGAAGAAGACGGTGTGTACTGAACGTTGTCGTATTGGTCCACCGCATCCTCATTCGCGGCCAAGCAGTAAGAATTCTCGCCACGAAGAAAACGAAGTGAACCGAGACGGTGAGGCTCTACGCCAGATTGCAGACAAGCTGAAATCTGATGCCCTGCGGGCCGCTATGAACCGGTCAGATTTGGAACAGCACGAAGGCGCAACGACACCGAGACAAGCTTGACGGCATGACTGCCATTTTTTTCGTGCCTCGGTGCCTTGGTGATCAAAAATTCTTCAGCATCTCATCCTGAGCTAGAAATGCCAACCGCCGGGGCTTTGGCTTATGGCTGCCGCCCGAGCGCGCTGCGCTACTTTGCGATGATCAACTTTCTCACCGCCACGTGCGCGCCGGCCTGCAATCGGCAGAAGTAAACGCCGCTGGCCAGGCCCGTGGCGTGCCAGCGCAACGCATGCGCACCGGCAGGCATCTCCCCTTCCCAAAGCTCGGCCACTTCGCGGCCGTCCGCCGCAAAAATCGTAAGCGCAACACGGCTGCGCACGGGCAGTTGAAAGCTGATGGTCGTCGCGGGGTTGAAGGGATTCGGATAG from bacterium includes:
- a CDS encoding glycoside hydrolase family 3 C-terminal domain-containing protein — encoded protein: MMKISVPALIVLMSAGVLGLASAFGQSIPKPDFTAQVDKLLAQMTVEEKVGQMTQVTIDVVSKDMPAPIQPGARHQLDPAKLRTAITKYHVGSILNVMGSAYSVDHWHEIITQIQDVATRETRLKIPIIYGVDAIHGANYTTGATIFPQSLAMAATWNPGLMRRDGEITAYEVRASGIPWNFNPVLDIGRHPLWPRLFETFGEDPYLAATMGVAYVKGLEGEQNQINQKDKVAACLKHYLGYSFPLTGKDRTPAYIPEIMLREYFLPTFQAAVEAGAHTVMVNSSEINGVPVHASHYYLTELLRDELGFNGFVVSDWADIINLHTREKVAATPKEAVRQAVMAGIDMSMVPLDFSFYDHLLALVREGAVPMRRIDEAVGRILRVKFALGLFENPYPDKTLRSKFASAEFRAVALQAARESLVLLKNQNNLLPLAPSTKLLVTGPTADKLSVLNSGWTITWQGNEESLYPHEHHTILEALQEKFGKPNVTYVPGASFHEEVDVAAAVQAAQTAHAVILCLGEEAYCETPGNITDLSLPRAQLKLAQALQQTGKPVILVLAQGRPRLIREIEEKSAAIVAAFLPGMQGGTAIAEVLAGEVNPSGKLPITYPRHPNDLTLYDHKFSEQASEHQTYKPQFPFGFGLSYTTFAYSDLALDKTKLKPGEALTVSVTVKNTGMRAGQEIVQLYLTDLYASITPHNQRLKRFEKIPLAPGESKSVTFTLQPQDLAFIGRDHQPTIEAGEFKVAVGPLAQRFSLE
- a CDS encoding GDSL-type esterase/lipase family protein is translated as MAKRAPRRKPAALKPAPQPSALQKRLFAAALILMPAVLLALAEGGLRLFGVFAPEAFVRATTKAGKPHYQLNQWVAKRYFDPARVTVPGMQPDLFVKHKGPEVFRIFCVGGSTTAGFPFDCQVPFPVQLRYLLAQTYPQRRFEVINAGISAVNSFTVVDLLPEILAHQPDLIIIYMGHNEFYGAYGSASTVSLGQNGKLIRAYLKLQKLHLVQMLRRLILWLRPAPNQDARKPSLMADVIGDQAILLGSPKYQRTLTNFRDNLDLILRECARRGVPVLLSNLFSNLRDLPPFASAPPDLPPASRAVYEQAIAAGDSLRQLRLLVESENAYRTAWLLDSSAAVLWYKRGLASAGRGDSTAARHFFTGAKDRDLIRFRASEEVNHLIAALAQQHGSRFVDLDSRLAQRSPQGLLGNNLLVDHLHPSPTGYYLMATGFYDAIRSGGWLADPAPHFQPADDPYYVTDLDWDIGLMKILEMTHRWPFPEKPVALDDYRPYGDPATVPIVRNYLLAENVWSRAHYRMAEVYLQRRDFERARREYLAVSVFAPDDPYPYQQVAKTFELEGAWDQREAYLWKTLPLSEQKGMLLYQIAIAQWRQKKLNAACETMLAALEQVDLNRQERQNAKFYLAGFYADAGEPAKAAETLTGLLREDPNFQPARVFLQKLRPPAQ